One Dysosmobacter welbionis DNA segment encodes these proteins:
- a CDS encoding ABC transporter permease: MKNHSMLSEIWRRFKKNKQALVGLIVLILFVLIAIFADQIAPYGYDDQDASRAMIAPCAEHIFGTDNLGRDQLSRLIYGSRYSLAIGFLAVGISVITGGILGVLAAYYPKLDNIIMRCMDLFMAIPQMLLAMCIVTALGSSLFNLMLAVGLSSTPKFARVVRAAVMSTREQEFVEAARAIGANNWRIIVHHILPNSISSLIVQATLAMAGAIISASALSFLGFGIQAPLPEWGAMLSTGRRYIRTEPYLTVIPGLAIMVVVYALNVVGDGLRDCLDPRLKK, translated from the coding sequence ATGAAAAATCACAGTATGCTCTCCGAAATCTGGAGACGTTTTAAAAAGAACAAGCAGGCGCTGGTGGGACTGATCGTTTTGATCCTTTTCGTTCTCATCGCAATTTTCGCCGATCAGATCGCACCATACGGATATGATGATCAGGATGCCAGCCGTGCCATGATCGCGCCCTGCGCAGAGCATATTTTCGGCACAGACAACCTTGGCCGGGACCAGTTGAGCCGCCTGATCTATGGCAGCCGTTATTCTCTGGCCATCGGCTTCCTGGCGGTTGGAATTTCTGTCATTACAGGCGGAATTTTGGGTGTCCTGGCAGCCTACTATCCCAAGCTGGACAATATCATTATGCGCTGTATGGATCTGTTCATGGCCATTCCCCAGATGCTGCTGGCCATGTGCATTGTCACGGCACTGGGTTCCAGCTTGTTCAACCTGATGCTGGCGGTGGGCCTGTCTTCTACGCCAAAATTCGCGCGCGTGGTGCGGGCAGCAGTTATGTCAACACGGGAACAGGAGTTTGTCGAGGCGGCCCGAGCCATCGGCGCCAATAACTGGCGTATCATTGTCCACCACATTCTTCCCAATTCTATTTCCTCTCTGATCGTGCAGGCCACACTGGCCATGGCGGGCGCCATCATTTCCGCTTCTGCTCTGAGTTTCCTGGGATTTGGCATTCAGGCTCCGCTGCCGGAGTGGGGCGCAATGCTGTCCACCGGCCGGCGGTACATCCGGACAGAACCTTACCTCACGGTCATTCCCGGCCTTGCCATCATGGTGGTGGTCTATGCACTCAACGTTGTAGGAGATGGCCTGCGGGACTGCCTGGACCCCAGATTGAAGAAGTGA
- a CDS encoding UxaA family hydrolase, with translation MKIYKKSMLIEESDNVAVAVEPIQAGECTLVAGEEITANEYIKEGHKIARTDIEKGAEIIKYGVHIGVATQFIKKGDWVHEHNVYDDFEEINREQRAYYRSMAPDAMDYTIHHKYKKEELGLPETIMGYKRADGSFGIRNQVVVISLVQCSNNAAQRISAACNVPATFVDAACGEFPDRFERTRRGFITTGTHPNTFGVVLLSLGCQQTDPEDVAEEIRKTGRPVVNISIQADGGVTKAIQDGIAAVEDLKRQAEAQKREPCPLSGLIIGGYNGGSDWTSGLSANPVVGEAIDMHLSAGGRAVEVCGRGGYPTTAASYEIGMRLMDIGDFFNEDCTRRGGKGLSQVNPTPGNKAGGLTTMTEKNLGSFKTQGHRRILGILDCGDPVPGAGAWGINQAQGANDAYASTTLAMSGCHICLFTTGRGNPIGNACMTTIKITGNPQTATALEDMIDYSAAPMLYGELSLQESGRELYELLLRVANGEETKAEKLGDYSWTTPHGTSYNGDY, from the coding sequence ATGAAAATTTACAAAAAAAGCATGCTGATTGAGGAGAGCGACAACGTCGCAGTTGCCGTAGAGCCTATCCAGGCGGGTGAGTGCACACTAGTGGCTGGTGAGGAGATCACGGCCAACGAATATATCAAAGAGGGGCACAAAATCGCCCGCACTGATATCGAAAAAGGAGCCGAGATCATCAAGTATGGTGTACATATCGGCGTGGCCACCCAGTTCATCAAAAAGGGAGACTGGGTACATGAGCACAATGTTTACGATGACTTTGAGGAAATCAACCGGGAACAGCGTGCTTACTATCGCTCCATGGCACCGGATGCCATGGATTACACGATCCACCATAAATACAAAAAGGAAGAGTTGGGCCTGCCGGAGACGATCATGGGCTATAAGCGGGCAGACGGTTCCTTTGGGATCCGGAACCAGGTGGTGGTGATCTCTCTGGTTCAGTGCTCCAACAATGCGGCGCAGCGGATCTCTGCTGCCTGTAATGTCCCTGCCACGTTTGTCGATGCGGCTTGCGGTGAGTTTCCGGATCGCTTTGAGCGGACCCGCAGAGGATTCATCACAACCGGCACGCACCCGAACACTTTTGGCGTGGTACTGCTGTCCCTGGGGTGCCAGCAGACAGATCCTGAAGATGTGGCGGAGGAGATCCGTAAGACTGGCCGGCCGGTGGTGAATATCAGCATCCAGGCGGACGGCGGTGTCACCAAGGCCATCCAGGACGGGATTGCAGCTGTGGAGGATCTGAAGCGGCAGGCAGAGGCCCAGAAGCGCGAACCCTGCCCCCTCAGCGGACTGATTATCGGCGGCTATAACGGCGGATCTGACTGGACCAGCGGCCTGTCCGCCAATCCGGTGGTGGGTGAGGCAATCGATATGCACCTGTCCGCCGGCGGAAGAGCGGTGGAGGTTTGTGGCCGCGGCGGCTATCCCACCACAGCGGCTTCTTATGAGATCGGCATGCGCCTGATGGATATCGGAGATTTCTTCAATGAGGACTGCACCCGCAGAGGCGGTAAGGGCCTCTCCCAGGTCAATCCCACTCCCGGCAATAAGGCGGGCGGACTGACCACTATGACCGAGAAGAACCTGGGCAGCTTCAAAACCCAGGGACATCGCCGGATCCTGGGGATCCTGGACTGCGGTGATCCGGTCCCCGGCGCGGGAGCCTGGGGCATCAACCAGGCACAGGGCGCCAATGATGCCTATGCGTCCACCACGCTGGCCATGAGCGGATGCCATATCTGCCTCTTCACCACTGGGCGGGGCAACCCCATCGGCAACGCATGTATGACGACCATCAAGATCACAGGCAACCCCCAGACTGCGACGGCGCTGGAGGACATGATCGACTACTCCGCAGCTCCCATGCTGTATGGGGAACTGAGCCTGCAAGAAAGCGGCCGCGAGCTTTACGAGCTGCTTCTGCGTGTGGCCAACGGCGAGGAGACAAAGGCGGAAAAGCTGGGAGATTATAGCTGGACAACGCCCCACGGAACCAGTTACAACGGCGACTATTGA
- a CDS encoding heavy metal translocating P-type ATPase, with protein sequence MNKKQKIMLIRILTAAALLAVLHVLPVTGWMRFGLYLIPYLIAGYDILRKALKGIQNRQVFDENFLMAVATVGAIALALYERSGDYTEAIAVMLFYQIGEWFQSYAVGRSRRNISELMDIRPDYANVEQDGKLEQVDPDEVSIGTVIVVQPGEKVPIDGTVVEGASTLNTAALTGESLPREVREGDEIISGCVNMTGLLKIRTTREFGESTVSKILDLVENASSRKSRSEDFISRFARVYTPAVCFAALALAILVPLARTLLLGLPAGWSVWVYRALTFLVASCPCALVISIPLSFFAGIGGASNAGVLVKGSNYLETLSQTKTVVFDKTGTLTQGVFEVNGIHHHEMENEKLVEYAALAESASSHPISKSLQRAYGREIDRSRVTDVQEISGSGVIAKVDGVEVAAGNDKLMDRLGVPYIPCHSVGTIIHMAVGGKYAGHIVISDVVKPHAREAVQALRSAGVHRTVMLTGDAKPVADQVAQSLGIDQVYAELLPAGKVEKVEELLLDNSERGKLAFVGDGINDAPVLSRADIGIAMGAMGSDAAIEAADVVLMDDDPAKIAKAIRISRKCLRIVYENIVFAIGIKLACLVLVALGFANMWLAIFADVGVMILAVLNAIRALFVKKL encoded by the coding sequence ATGAATAAAAAGCAGAAAATCATGCTGATCCGCATTCTGACAGCGGCGGCCCTGCTGGCTGTCCTGCATGTTCTCCCCGTCACAGGCTGGATGCGGTTTGGGCTGTACCTGATCCCCTATCTGATCGCAGGTTACGACATCCTGCGAAAGGCCCTGAAGGGCATCCAAAACCGCCAGGTGTTCGACGAGAACTTCCTGATGGCCGTGGCCACTGTGGGCGCCATTGCCCTGGCCCTGTACGAGCGGAGCGGGGATTACACCGAGGCCATCGCCGTCATGCTGTTCTATCAGATCGGCGAGTGGTTCCAGAGCTATGCAGTAGGCCGGAGCCGCCGGAACATCAGTGAGCTGATGGACATCCGCCCGGACTACGCCAACGTGGAACAGGACGGGAAGCTGGAGCAGGTAGACCCGGACGAGGTGTCCATCGGCACCGTTATTGTGGTCCAGCCCGGCGAGAAGGTTCCTATCGACGGCACTGTGGTGGAGGGCGCCTCCACCCTGAATACCGCCGCCCTCACCGGCGAGTCCCTGCCCCGGGAGGTCCGGGAGGGGGACGAGATCATCAGCGGCTGCGTCAACATGACCGGGCTGCTGAAAATCCGTACCACCCGGGAATTCGGCGAGTCCACGGTGTCCAAGATCCTGGACCTGGTGGAGAACGCCTCCTCCCGCAAGTCTCGGTCGGAGGACTTCATCTCTCGGTTCGCCCGGGTGTATACCCCCGCCGTGTGTTTCGCCGCCCTGGCCCTGGCCATCCTGGTCCCTCTGGCCCGGACGCTCCTTCTGGGCCTGCCCGCCGGCTGGAGCGTCTGGGTCTACCGGGCCCTCACCTTCCTGGTGGCCAGCTGTCCCTGCGCTCTGGTCATCAGCATCCCTCTCAGCTTCTTTGCCGGCATCGGCGGGGCCAGCAACGCCGGCGTGCTGGTGAAGGGCTCTAACTATCTGGAGACTCTGTCCCAAACCAAAACGGTGGTCTTTGACAAGACCGGCACTCTGACCCAGGGCGTGTTTGAGGTCAACGGCATCCACCATCATGAAATGGAGAACGAGAAGCTGGTGGAGTACGCCGCTCTGGCGGAGAGCGCTTCCAGCCACCCCATCAGCAAAAGCCTGCAGCGGGCCTATGGCCGGGAGATCGACCGCAGCCGGGTGACGGATGTTCAGGAGATCAGCGGCAGCGGCGTCATCGCCAAAGTGGACGGCGTGGAGGTAGCCGCCGGCAACGACAAGCTGATGGACCGGCTGGGCGTGCCGTACATCCCCTGTCACAGCGTAGGCACCATCATCCACATGGCCGTCGGCGGGAAGTATGCCGGACATATCGTCATCTCCGACGTGGTGAAGCCCCACGCCCGGGAGGCTGTCCAGGCGCTGCGGTCCGCCGGTGTTCATAGGACCGTCATGCTCACCGGCGACGCCAAGCCGGTGGCAGACCAGGTGGCCCAGTCCCTGGGCATCGATCAGGTTTACGCCGAGTTGCTCCCCGCCGGAAAGGTGGAAAAGGTGGAAGAACTGCTGCTGGACAACTCTGAGCGGGGAAAGCTGGCCTTCGTGGGGGACGGCATCAACGACGCCCCGGTCCTCAGCCGGGCGGATATCGGTATTGCCATGGGCGCCATGGGCTCCGATGCCGCCATCGAGGCCGCCGACGTGGTCCTGATGGATGACGATCCCGCCAAAATCGCAAAGGCCATCCGGATCTCCCGCAAGTGCCTGCGGATCGTCTATGAAAACATCGTCTTTGCCATCGGCATCAAGCTGGCGTGTCTGGTGCTTGTGGCCCTGGGGTTCGCCAATATGTGGCTGGCCATCTTCGCCGATGTGGGTGTGATGATCCTGGCAGTGCTCAACGCCATCCGTGCGCTGTTCGTCAAAAAGCTGTGA
- a CDS encoding ABC transporter ATP-binding protein codes for MAEILRVEDLTKYFATKKGTLHAVDGVTFGLREGQTLGIVGESGCGKSTLGRVILHLHQRTGGRIIFQGKDISDVTKAQLKELRKDMQIIFQDPYASLNPRMSIGDIIAEPLKIYKLCNSKEEQQKKVREIMDVVGLAERTYGLYPHELDGGRRQRVGIARALILDPKLVVCDEPVSALDVSIQAQILNLMMELQKERNLTYLFITHNLSVVKHISDDITVMYLGQMVEKAGSAEIFAHQYHPYTKALISAIPLPKYNAPDNQIILKGEITSPINVTKSCRFAPRCVYAKPECFENEPQLEEIEKDHFVKCHFVREINGL; via the coding sequence ATGGCTGAGATTTTAAGAGTAGAAGACCTGACAAAGTATTTTGCCACCAAAAAGGGGACACTCCATGCAGTGGATGGCGTCACCTTCGGTCTGCGGGAGGGACAGACGCTGGGGATCGTGGGAGAATCCGGCTGCGGAAAGTCTACACTGGGCCGGGTGATCCTGCACCTGCATCAGAGAACAGGCGGCCGGATTATCTTTCAGGGAAAGGATATCTCGGACGTGACCAAGGCGCAGCTGAAAGAGCTTCGCAAGGATATGCAGATCATTTTCCAGGATCCCTACGCATCTCTGAACCCCAGAATGTCCATCGGAGATATCATCGCAGAGCCTTTGAAGATCTATAAGCTCTGCAATTCCAAAGAGGAGCAGCAGAAAAAAGTCCGTGAGATCATGGATGTGGTGGGACTGGCAGAGAGAACCTATGGCCTGTATCCGCATGAACTGGATGGTGGACGCCGCCAGCGGGTAGGTATCGCCCGGGCGCTGATTCTGGATCCCAAGCTGGTGGTCTGCGATGAGCCGGTCTCTGCTTTGGACGTGTCCATTCAGGCACAGATTCTGAACCTGATGATGGAGCTCCAGAAGGAGCGGAATCTCACATATCTGTTTATCACCCACAACCTGTCCGTGGTCAAGCATATCTCCGATGATATCACGGTGATGTATCTGGGACAGATGGTAGAGAAGGCTGGATCCGCAGAGATCTTTGCCCACCAATATCATCCCTATACAAAGGCATTGATTTCTGCGATCCCGCTGCCCAAGTACAATGCGCCGGATAATCAGATCATTTTGAAGGGTGAGATCACTTCGCCTATCAACGTGACAAAGTCCTGCCGCTTCGCCCCCAGATGTGTATATGCGAAGCCGGAATGTTTTGAAAATGAGCCCCAGCTGGAAGAGATCGAAAAGGATCATTTTGTCAAATGCCATTTTGTGAGGGAGATTAATGGCCTGTGA
- a CDS encoding MalY/PatB family protein: protein MEKTFDFDHFESRLPWGQVKWEPAELEKTFGTQDVLPAWIADMDLKTLPEVQEAIIEAAKNGMYGYTKVTDEVIASYLRWQQRRNGWNAAADWFRFTPGVVTAINLLLLSETEEGDEVLIQRPVYYPFADSIQQQKRVVVNSPLQLRDGRYEIDFADFERKAASPRCRAFVLSNPHNPVGRVYTEEELRRVGEICRRHHVFVIADEIHSDLIFPGHQHIVFASLGQDYAENCAVCHAPSKTFNLAGLSFSCIMIPNEERRKRFDQMFARYCRAHPNFFAPVAAKAAWDHGEAWLDSCLAYIQKNDQFVREFAEDTWNGDVKISPLEGTYLQWIDFRRLEPDAEKLRQKMLYQAHVAMDEGSMFGPEGNGFERLNLAAPRNLIEEIMDRIAAVLR from the coding sequence ATGGAAAAAACGTTTGACTTTGACCACTTTGAAAGCCGCCTGCCGTGGGGGCAGGTTAAGTGGGAGCCAGCTGAACTGGAAAAGACTTTTGGAACCCAAGACGTTCTGCCCGCCTGGATTGCAGATATGGATCTGAAGACGCTTCCGGAGGTTCAGGAAGCCATCATTGAGGCAGCTAAGAACGGCATGTATGGATATACCAAAGTCACTGATGAGGTTATTGCGTCCTATCTGCGCTGGCAGCAACGGAGAAATGGCTGGAATGCGGCGGCGGACTGGTTCCGTTTTACCCCCGGTGTCGTGACAGCCATCAATCTCCTGCTGCTGTCAGAGACGGAGGAAGGCGATGAGGTCCTGATCCAGAGACCGGTGTATTATCCCTTCGCTGATTCGATACAGCAGCAGAAACGGGTTGTTGTAAACAGTCCGTTACAGCTCAGGGATGGGCGCTATGAGATCGACTTTGCAGATTTTGAGAGGAAAGCGGCATCCCCCAGATGCAGGGCCTTTGTTTTAAGCAACCCGCACAATCCGGTGGGCCGTGTTTATACGGAGGAGGAGCTCCGCAGAGTGGGCGAGATCTGCCGCAGGCATCATGTGTTTGTAATCGCAGATGAGATCCACAGCGATCTGATCTTCCCGGGCCACCAGCATATCGTGTTTGCCTCGCTGGGCCAGGACTATGCGGAAAACTGTGCCGTTTGCCATGCTCCATCCAAAACATTCAATCTGGCGGGGCTTTCTTTTTCCTGCATTATGATCCCCAATGAGGAACGCCGGAAACGATTTGACCAGATGTTCGCACGGTATTGTCGTGCCCATCCGAACTTTTTTGCCCCCGTTGCTGCAAAGGCTGCCTGGGACCACGGGGAAGCCTGGCTGGATTCATGCCTGGCTTATATTCAGAAAAATGACCAGTTCGTTCGGGAGTTTGCGGAAGATACTTGGAATGGAGACGTCAAGATCTCCCCTCTGGAGGGGACCTATCTCCAATGGATTGACTTCCGGAGACTGGAGCCGGATGCCGAAAAACTGCGCCAAAAGATGCTGTATCAGGCCCATGTGGCGATGGACGAAGGCAGTATGTTCGGCCCAGAGGGAAATGGATTTGAACGATTGAACCTGGCTGCACCCCGAAATCTGATCGAGGAGATCATGGATCGCATCGCCGCAGTATTACGGTAA
- a CDS encoding ABC transporter permease, translating to MLKYIIKRILWIIPILIGVTIVVFTILYFSPGDPAYLALGDNATPEAVEAYRIEMGINGTYWERLGRTLLGLFQGDLGISYRSRTPVLNELLVRFSVTFNISAWSIVLGIILGIFFGIVAALKQNTILDSLCTGCALFGISMPMFWQGLMLILIFSVGLGWLPASGYGNSWTQMIMPVVALGVNSSATIMRTTRSSMLEVMRQDYIRTAKAKGQTYWMVILSHALKNAMIPIVTVIGLQLGVLLAGSIVTEVIFSINGVGKYLVDSMNARDYAAVQGCVLLIAFVSAILNLIVDIIYTFIDPRMKTMYESSKSGFFRFKKRGEKKAA from the coding sequence ATGCTGAAATACATTATCAAGCGAATCTTATGGATCATTCCCATATTGATCGGTGTAACCATTGTTGTTTTTACAATTCTCTATTTTTCTCCTGGTGATCCTGCTTATCTGGCCTTGGGAGATAACGCCACGCCGGAAGCTGTTGAGGCATACCGCATTGAGATGGGGATCAACGGGACCTACTGGGAGCGGCTGGGAAGGACACTGCTGGGCCTGTTTCAGGGGGACCTTGGAATCTCCTACCGCTCCAGAACTCCGGTTTTGAACGAACTTCTCGTGCGCTTCTCTGTAACATTCAATATCTCCGCATGGAGCATTGTTCTGGGCATTATACTTGGAATATTCTTCGGAATCGTAGCTGCTCTGAAACAGAACACCATTCTGGACTCTCTGTGCACAGGGTGCGCTTTATTTGGAATTTCCATGCCGATGTTCTGGCAGGGCCTGATGCTGATTCTGATTTTCTCCGTTGGACTGGGCTGGCTTCCGGCTTCGGGCTACGGGAATAGCTGGACGCAGATGATCATGCCGGTGGTTGCGCTGGGCGTGAATTCCTCTGCCACTATCATGCGGACAACCCGCAGCTCCATGCTGGAGGTTATGCGGCAGGACTATATCCGCACGGCCAAGGCAAAGGGCCAGACTTATTGGATGGTAATCCTGAGCCATGCATTGAAAAATGCTATGATCCCCATTGTCACCGTAATCGGGCTGCAGCTAGGTGTTCTGCTGGCCGGCTCCATTGTCACAGAGGTGATTTTCTCCATCAATGGCGTGGGAAAGTACCTGGTGGATTCCATGAATGCCCGAGACTATGCTGCCGTGCAGGGATGTGTGCTGCTGATCGCGTTTGTCTCGGCCATTTTGAACCTGATTGTAGATATCATCTACACGTTTATTGACCCCCGCATGAAGACCATGTATGAGAGCTCCAAGAGCGGGTTCTTCCGTTTCAAGAAGAGAGGAGAGAAGAAGGCGGCATGA
- a CDS encoding DMT family transporter yields MGSEQTTGSVFRSSALISRADGHAVCCHIKGETDYEKQKTKAIYLMLVSSLSFSIMQVFVKLSSEEVGTFEQTFFRNLVSLIIAAVMVRRENLQVFQEIKRGGWALWGRSFFGFLGIVLFFYAAGHARQADVAMLNRASPVFVTLLAGIFLKEKITPVKIASTILCLVGAYIAMQPSFDSNPFPLLAALLAAVVSGMAYTMLSYCKNFTHPSAIIFHFSALSTVCAGLMMLPNLVIPSPKVFVMLLLIGVFAAGGQFFLTYAYQQAPASEVSIYQYSGVVFTAVFSYAFLGETLSKSSIIGGIVILGAIFWVFENTRKEKNT; encoded by the coding sequence GTGGGATCGGAACAGACGACCGGAAGTGTATTCCGGTCGTCTGCGCTGATTTCCCGTGCAGACGGCCACGCTGTATGTTGCCATATAAAAGGAGAGACTGATTACGAAAAACAAAAAACCAAAGCTATATATTTGATGCTGGTCTCATCGCTGTCCTTTTCCATCATGCAGGTATTTGTCAAATTGAGCTCTGAAGAGGTGGGGACATTTGAGCAGACCTTCTTCCGCAATCTTGTCAGCCTGATTATTGCAGCTGTTATGGTCCGACGGGAAAACCTGCAGGTTTTTCAGGAGATCAAACGAGGGGGCTGGGCGCTTTGGGGAAGGTCGTTCTTCGGCTTTCTGGGGATCGTGCTCTTCTTCTATGCGGCCGGTCACGCCCGCCAAGCGGATGTAGCTATGCTGAACCGGGCATCTCCGGTATTTGTCACACTGCTCGCCGGTATTTTCCTGAAGGAGAAGATCACTCCCGTCAAGATCGCCTCAACGATCCTGTGTCTTGTGGGCGCATATATCGCCATGCAGCCGTCCTTCGACTCCAACCCGTTCCCGCTTCTGGCGGCTTTGCTGGCAGCGGTGGTATCCGGCATGGCTTACACCATGTTGTCCTACTGTAAAAATTTCACGCACCCATCTGCGATTATCTTCCACTTTTCCGCACTGAGTACGGTCTGCGCAGGACTGATGATGCTGCCGAATCTGGTGATTCCGTCTCCAAAGGTATTCGTGATGCTTTTGCTGATCGGCGTCTTTGCGGCAGGGGGACAGTTCTTCCTGACATACGCTTATCAGCAGGCCCCGGCCTCTGAGGTCAGCATCTATCAGTATTCCGGTGTTGTGTTCACTGCCGTGTTCAGCTATGCCTTTTTGGGAGAGACCCTGAGCAAAAGCTCCATAATTGGTGGGATTGTGATTCTGGGCGCTATATTCTGGGTGTTTGAAAACACCAGGAAAGAAAAGAACACATGA
- a CDS encoding ABC transporter ATP-binding protein, translating to MAENILEVHDLEIRYVTDEETVQAVNDITFSLERGESIGLVGETGAGKTTTALGIMGLVPDPPGEIVKGSILFEGEDLLKLSEKQMRRIRGGKISMIFQDPMTSLNPVTRVGDQIAEVILLHNKISKAEARKRAMEMLEQVGIPGARCDDYPHQFSGGMKQRVMIAIALACSPELLIADEPTTALDVTIQAQVLELMKKLKQEYQTSLILITHDLGVVAKICDKVAVVYAGEIVESGTLKEIYTDKRHPYTIGLFDSLPDIENDASTLKVIQGMVPDPANLPDGCKFHPRCPYATEACQTGKIKPVKLSDSHMVRCNRFSDTEV from the coding sequence ATGGCTGAAAATATATTGGAAGTGCACGACCTTGAAATCCGTTATGTGACAGACGAGGAAACTGTGCAGGCGGTGAATGACATCACCTTTTCTCTGGAGAGGGGCGAAAGTATCGGCCTGGTGGGGGAGACCGGTGCCGGAAAGACCACCACGGCCCTTGGAATCATGGGGCTGGTGCCGGATCCGCCAGGAGAGATCGTAAAGGGATCGATCCTGTTTGAGGGAGAGGATCTGCTGAAACTCTCAGAAAAGCAGATGCGCCGGATCCGCGGCGGAAAGATCTCCATGATCTTCCAGGATCCCATGACTTCCCTGAACCCGGTGACACGGGTAGGAGATCAGATTGCAGAAGTGATCCTGCTGCACAACAAGATCTCGAAGGCCGAGGCCCGGAAGCGTGCTATGGAGATGCTGGAGCAGGTGGGTATCCCCGGCGCCCGTTGCGACGACTACCCCCACCAGTTTTCCGGCGGCATGAAGCAGCGGGTGATGATCGCTATCGCCCTGGCCTGCAGCCCAGAGCTGCTGATCGCGGACGAGCCTACCACAGCCTTGGACGTGACGATCCAGGCGCAGGTGCTGGAGCTGATGAAAAAATTGAAGCAGGAGTATCAGACCTCCCTGATCCTCATCACTCATGATCTGGGCGTTGTGGCGAAGATCTGCGACAAGGTCGCGGTGGTGTACGCCGGGGAGATCGTGGAATCCGGAACCCTCAAGGAAATTTATACAGATAAGCGGCATCCGTATACCATCGGTCTGTTTGACTCTCTGCCGGATATTGAGAACGACGCATCTACGCTGAAAGTGATTCAGGGCATGGTACCGGACCCCGCAAACCTTCCGGATGGATGCAAGTTCCACCCCAGATGTCCCTATGCGACAGAAGCCTGCCAGACCGGAAAAATCAAGCCGGTGAAGCTTTCGGACTCTCACATGGTCCGCTGCAACCGTTTTTCTGACACGGAGGTTTGA